Proteins encoded together in one Micromonospora kangleipakensis window:
- a CDS encoding M4 family metallopeptidase — MKLSPRLAALAGAAAAGLIAAGTAAAVQAAPPSPAPDAAQARALAARSASALVASRPQYLHASSDEAFVQKPVITSEGTQYVPYERTYKGLPVTGGDFVLATDSAGNLKYASVAQQQSIGSLATTPKLRSAAAERTARAQLKTVTTVEGTTLVVYTLDSKPALAWETTLRGTDAEGPSRLTVDVDALTGKVLRKQERIVHGSGTGAWNGPVTLNTTLSGSTYSMKDPNVTNQSCQDAATNTTFSGSDDVWGNGTATNKETGCVDALFAAQTEHKMLSQWLGRNGANGSGGAWPIRVGLNDQNAYYDGTQVQIGKNTSGQWISSLDVVAHEIGHGIDDNTPGGISGNGTQEFVADTFGAATEWFANEPSTYDAPDFLVGEKINLVGSGPIRNMYNPSALGDPNCYSSSIPSTEVHAAAGPGNHWFYLLAMGSNPTNGQPTSSTCNGSTVTGLGIQKAMKIMYNAMLLKTSSSSYLKYRTWTLQAAKNLYPTSCTEFNTVKAAWDAASVPAQSGDPTCSGTTTPPPTGSCTGQKLANPGFESGAVSWSATSGVITNSTSQPAHGGSYKAWLDGYGSTHTDTLSQAVSIPAGCRATLSFYLHIDTSESGSTAYDKLTVKAGSTTLATYSNVNAATGYVLRSFDVSSLAGTTVTILFSGVEDSSLQTSFVVDDTALTLS, encoded by the coding sequence TTGAAGCTCTCACCCCGCCTCGCCGCGCTCGCCGGTGCGGCCGCGGCCGGTCTGATCGCCGCCGGCACCGCCGCGGCCGTACAGGCCGCACCGCCCAGCCCCGCCCCCGACGCGGCCCAGGCCCGCGCACTCGCCGCCAGGTCGGCCAGCGCGCTGGTCGCCAGCCGCCCGCAGTACCTGCACGCCAGCTCCGACGAGGCATTCGTCCAGAAGCCCGTCATCACCTCCGAGGGCACCCAGTACGTGCCCTACGAGCGCACCTACAAAGGCCTGCCGGTGACCGGCGGTGACTTCGTCCTGGCGACCGACTCCGCCGGAAACCTGAAGTACGCCTCCGTGGCCCAGCAGCAGAGCATCGGCAGCCTCGCCACGACGCCGAAGCTGCGGTCCGCGGCCGCGGAGCGGACCGCCCGCGCGCAGCTGAAGACGGTGACCACCGTCGAGGGCACCACGCTCGTCGTCTACACCCTCGACAGCAAGCCGGCCCTGGCCTGGGAGACCACCCTGCGGGGCACCGACGCCGAGGGCCCGAGCCGGCTCACCGTGGACGTCGACGCCCTCACCGGCAAGGTGCTGCGCAAGCAGGAGCGCATCGTGCACGGCAGCGGCACCGGCGCCTGGAACGGGCCGGTCACGTTGAACACCACCCTCTCCGGCAGCACGTACTCCATGAAGGACCCGAACGTCACCAACCAGAGCTGCCAGGACGCCGCGACCAACACGACGTTCTCCGGCTCCGACGACGTCTGGGGCAACGGCACCGCCACCAACAAGGAGACCGGCTGCGTCGACGCGCTCTTCGCCGCGCAGACCGAGCACAAGATGCTGTCGCAGTGGCTCGGCCGCAACGGCGCGAACGGCAGCGGTGGCGCCTGGCCGATCCGGGTCGGCCTGAACGACCAGAACGCGTACTACGACGGCACCCAGGTACAGATCGGCAAGAACACCTCGGGCCAGTGGATCAGCTCGCTCGACGTGGTGGCCCACGAGATCGGCCACGGCATCGACGACAACACGCCGGGCGGCATCTCCGGCAACGGGACGCAGGAGTTCGTCGCGGACACCTTCGGCGCGGCCACCGAGTGGTTCGCCAACGAGCCGTCCACCTACGACGCCCCCGACTTCCTGGTCGGCGAGAAGATCAACCTGGTCGGCAGCGGGCCGATCCGCAACATGTACAACCCGTCGGCGCTGGGCGACCCCAACTGCTACTCCAGCAGCATCCCCAGCACTGAGGTGCACGCCGCGGCCGGCCCCGGCAACCACTGGTTCTACCTGCTGGCCATGGGCAGCAACCCGACCAACGGCCAGCCGACCAGCTCGACCTGCAACGGCAGCACCGTGACCGGCCTCGGCATCCAGAAGGCCATGAAGATCATGTACAACGCGATGCTGCTGAAGACCTCGTCCTCGTCGTACCTGAAGTACCGCACCTGGACGCTGCAGGCGGCGAAGAACCTCTACCCGACCAGCTGCACCGAGTTCAACACGGTCAAGGCCGCCTGGGACGCGGCGAGCGTGCCGGCCCAGTCCGGCGACCCGACCTGCAGCGGCACCACCACCCCGCCGCCCACCGGCAGCTGCACCGGCCAGAAGCTGGCCAACCCCGGCTTCGAGTCCGGCGCGGTGAGCTGGAGCGCCACCTCGGGCGTCATCACCAACTCGACCAGCCAGCCCGCGCACGGCGGTTCGTACAAGGCGTGGCTCGACGGGTACGGCTCGACCCACACCGACACCCTGTCGCAGGCGGTGAGCATCCCGGCCGGATGCCGGGCCACGCTCTCCTTCTACCTGCACATCGACACGTCTGAGTCGGGCAGCACGGCCTACGACAAGCTGACCGTCAAGGCCGGCAGCACCACCCTGGCGACATACTCCAACGTGAACGCCGCCACCGGCTACGTCCTGAGGTCCTTCGACGTCTCGTCGCTGGCCGGCACCACCGTGACCATCTTGTTCAGCGGCGTGGAGGACAGCTCCCTGCAGACCTCCTTCGTCGTCGACGACACCGCGCTCACCCTGAGCTGA
- a CDS encoding YbaB/EbfC family nucleoid-associated protein: MTNEPFSAAASLEELLTRTQQALSAMRSRPAEHTDGDAEELLRGTGAAADGLVRAVVVQGGRLESVTVDPRLSAEGIEALCAHIVVAVNAALANLDTQVSASARADVDALAARLGGLREQSRRQMEMFSQAMEHAAARLGGGRTG; encoded by the coding sequence ATGACCAACGAACCGTTCTCCGCGGCCGCGAGCCTCGAGGAGCTGCTGACCCGGACGCAGCAGGCGCTGTCGGCGATGCGCTCCCGGCCCGCCGAGCACACCGACGGCGATGCGGAGGAGCTGCTCCGCGGCACCGGCGCCGCGGCCGACGGGCTGGTGCGGGCCGTGGTCGTCCAGGGTGGGCGGTTGGAGTCCGTCACCGTCGACCCGCGGCTGTCGGCCGAGGGGATCGAGGCGCTCTGCGCACACATCGTGGTGGCCGTCAACGCCGCCCTCGCCAACCTCGACACCCAGGTCAGCGCCTCGGCGCGGGCCGACGTGGACGCCCTGGCCGCCCGGCTCGGTGGGCTGCGGGAGCAGTCGAGGCGGCAGATGGAGATGTTCAGCCAGGCGATGGAGCACGCCGCCGCCCGGCTGGGCGGCGGCCGGACGGGCTGA
- a CDS encoding transglycosylase family protein, whose product MATEYTARHRRTGARRLAVGALVVGAATGAAAILGPAAPASAASVNWDAIAQCESGGNWHINTGNGYYGGLQFSKSTWNGYGGQKYASRADLASRGEQIAIAEKVLDGQGIGAWPVCGKKGGSTRQYSTRDSGSTSRSDSGSKSKGEKRSSRSEQPATRSHRRTAPAAGDSTTTYVVKPGDTLSMIADMRDLAGGWHALYERNKRVVGADPGLIFPGQQLRLR is encoded by the coding sequence ATGGCAACTGAATACACCGCACGCCACCGACGGACCGGCGCGCGCCGCCTCGCCGTCGGGGCGCTCGTCGTCGGTGCCGCGACCGGCGCCGCCGCGATCCTCGGCCCGGCCGCGCCGGCCAGCGCGGCCAGCGTCAACTGGGACGCCATCGCCCAGTGCGAGTCCGGCGGCAACTGGCACATCAACACCGGCAACGGCTACTACGGCGGCCTCCAGTTCTCCAAGAGCACCTGGAACGGCTACGGCGGCCAGAAGTACGCCAGCCGCGCCGACCTGGCCAGCCGCGGCGAGCAGATCGCCATCGCCGAGAAGGTCCTCGACGGGCAGGGCATCGGCGCCTGGCCGGTCTGCGGCAAGAAGGGCGGCTCGACCCGGCAGTACTCCACCAGGGACTCCGGCTCGACGTCCCGGTCGGACTCGGGATCGAAGTCGAAGGGGGAGAAGCGCTCCTCGCGGAGCGAGCAGCCGGCGACCCGCAGCCACCGGCGTACCGCGCCGGCCGCGGGCGACTCGACCACCACCTACGTGGTCAAGCCCGGCGACACGCTGTCGATGATCGCCGACATGCGGGACCTCGCCGGCGGATGGCACGCGCTGTACGAGCGCAACAAGCGCGTGGTCGGTGCCGATCCGGGCCTGATCTTCCCGGGCCAGCAGCTCCGGCTGCGCTGA
- a CDS encoding glycoside hydrolase family 3 protein, producing MTRHHRVRRPLSLALLLVAVTALAVPGPAAAATYPYQDPSLPVATRVADLLARMTLDEKIGQMTQAERGSVTAADLTTYRLGSLLSGGGSAPSPNTATSWADMYDGFQRAALATPLAIPVIYGVDAVHGHNNVVGATIFPHNIGLGATRDPALVQQIGQAVAEEVSGTGVDWDFAPCLCVARNDRWGRTYESFGETPDLPSEMSTLVTGLQGTTLGGPTSVLATAKHYVGDGGTTGGDDQGNTQLTEAELRAIHLPPFQAAVQRGVGSVMISYSSWNGVKMHGNQYLISTVLKGELGFSGFVVSDWNGIDQIDGSSGFTAAEVATAINAGIDMVMVPTAWKNFISTLRAEVQNGHVPLSRIDDANRRILTKKFELGLFERPYTDRAWTPTVGNAAHRALARQAVRQSQVLLKNAGAVLPLARDNNKIFVAGRNADNIGNQSGGWTISWQGSSGAITPGTTILQGIRAAVGPTTTVTYNQRGTGIDSSYRAAVAVVGETPYAEGQGDRTGSMSLDREDLRTIATLRNAGVPVIVVLVSGRPLDIATGLPGWNALLASWLPGTEGAGVADVLFGAAPTGKLPMTWMNSVSQQPINAGDGQVPLFPQGYGLTY from the coding sequence GTGACCCGCCACCACCGTGTCCGCCGTCCGCTCAGCCTCGCCCTGCTCCTCGTCGCGGTGACCGCCCTGGCCGTGCCCGGCCCGGCCGCCGCCGCCACCTACCCCTACCAGGACCCGAGCCTGCCCGTCGCCACCCGCGTCGCCGACCTGCTCGCCCGGATGACGCTGGACGAGAAGATCGGCCAGATGACCCAGGCCGAGCGTGGCTCGGTGACCGCCGCCGACCTGACCACCTACCGGCTCGGCTCGCTGCTCTCCGGTGGCGGCTCCGCGCCCTCGCCCAACACCGCGACCAGCTGGGCCGACATGTACGACGGCTTCCAGCGCGCCGCTCTCGCCACGCCGCTGGCCATCCCGGTGATCTACGGCGTGGACGCCGTGCACGGGCACAACAACGTGGTCGGCGCGACGATCTTCCCGCACAACATCGGGCTCGGGGCGACCCGCGACCCGGCCCTGGTGCAGCAGATCGGCCAGGCGGTGGCCGAGGAGGTCTCCGGCACCGGCGTCGACTGGGACTTCGCGCCCTGCCTCTGCGTGGCCCGCAACGACCGCTGGGGCCGCACCTACGAGTCGTTCGGCGAGACGCCGGACCTGCCCTCGGAGATGTCCACCCTGGTCACCGGGTTGCAGGGCACGACCCTGGGCGGCCCGACCTCGGTGCTCGCCACCGCCAAGCACTACGTCGGCGACGGCGGCACCACCGGCGGCGACGACCAGGGCAACACCCAGCTGACCGAGGCCGAGCTGCGGGCGATCCACCTGCCCCCGTTCCAGGCCGCGGTGCAGCGCGGCGTCGGCTCGGTGATGATCTCCTACAGCAGCTGGAACGGCGTCAAGATGCACGGCAACCAGTACCTGATCAGCACCGTCCTCAAGGGCGAACTCGGCTTCAGCGGCTTCGTCGTCTCGGACTGGAACGGCATCGACCAGATCGACGGCAGCTCCGGCTTCACCGCCGCCGAGGTCGCCACCGCGATCAACGCCGGCATCGACATGGTCATGGTGCCCACCGCCTGGAAGAACTTCATCAGCACCCTGCGCGCGGAGGTGCAGAACGGGCACGTGCCGCTGAGCCGGATCGACGACGCGAACCGGCGCATCCTCACCAAGAAGTTCGAGCTGGGCCTCTTCGAGCGCCCGTACACCGACCGGGCCTGGACCCCGACGGTGGGCAACGCCGCCCACCGGGCGCTGGCCCGGCAGGCCGTGCGCCAGTCCCAGGTGCTGTTGAAGAACGCCGGCGCCGTGCTGCCGCTGGCCCGGGACAACAACAAGATCTTCGTGGCCGGCAGGAACGCCGACAACATCGGCAACCAGAGCGGCGGCTGGACCATCTCCTGGCAGGGCTCGTCCGGCGCCATCACCCCAGGCACCACGATCCTGCAGGGCATCCGCGCCGCGGTCGGTCCGACCACGACGGTCACCTACAACCAGCGCGGCACCGGCATCGACAGCAGCTACCGGGCCGCGGTCGCCGTCGTCGGCGAGACACCGTACGCGGAGGGCCAGGGCGACCGGACCGGCAGCATGAGCCTGGACCGGGAGGACCTGCGCACCATCGCCACCCTGCGCAACGCCGGCGTGCCGGTGATCGTGGTGCTGGTGTCCGGCCGGCCGCTGGACATCGCCACCGGGCTGCCCGGCTGGAACGCGCTGCTGGCGTCCTGGCTGCCCGGCACCGAGGGCGCCGGCGTGGCCGACGTCCTCTTCGGTGCCGCGCCGACCGGGAAACTGCCGATGACCTGGATGAACTCGGTCAGTCAGCAGCCCATCAACGCCGGCGACGGGCAGGTTCCGCTCTTCCCGCAGGGCTACGGCCTGACGTACTGA
- a CDS encoding LLM class flavin-dependent oxidoreductase, with protein MTDYGHELIFGSFLTPTAGQPEQVVALAKLCEQVGLDLATFQDHPYQPNFLDTWTLMSFVAAATSRIRLAGNVLNLPLRQPVVLARSVASLDLLSGGRVELGLGAGAFWEAIEAVGGRRLTPGQAVEALDEAIRVIREIWADDRRGIVRVDGEHYRVVGAKRGPAPAHEVGIWVGAYKPRMLRLVGRAADGWLPSLAYLPKGPAELAELNALVDEGAEAAGRDPRSVRRLLNLSGRFTRSRSDFLVGPPEQWVEELAGLALDHGTSGFILGADDPTAIQLFAQEVAPAVRELVAAERAEPGSRARAVEEQREAVEAGGATTLAVTATPDPGVRLRNRRLWDESTRPEAPPAPAGHVYTPHAQAVGAHLVDVHDHLRQELGQVRDLLQQAGAPSPPATPGRCSTR; from the coding sequence ATGACCGACTACGGGCACGAGCTGATCTTCGGCAGCTTCCTCACCCCGACCGCCGGCCAGCCCGAGCAGGTGGTCGCCCTCGCCAAGCTCTGCGAGCAGGTCGGCCTGGACCTCGCCACCTTCCAGGACCACCCGTACCAGCCGAACTTCCTGGACACCTGGACGCTGATGTCGTTCGTGGCGGCGGCGACCAGCCGGATCCGGCTGGCCGGCAACGTGCTGAACCTGCCGCTGCGCCAACCGGTGGTGCTGGCCCGCAGCGTGGCCAGCCTGGACCTGCTCAGCGGTGGCCGGGTCGAGCTGGGCCTCGGGGCCGGCGCGTTCTGGGAGGCGATCGAGGCCGTCGGCGGACGCCGGCTCACGCCCGGCCAGGCGGTGGAGGCGCTGGACGAGGCGATCCGGGTCATCCGGGAGATCTGGGCCGACGACCGGCGGGGCATCGTCCGCGTCGACGGGGAGCACTACCGGGTGGTCGGCGCGAAGCGCGGGCCCGCACCGGCGCACGAGGTGGGAATCTGGGTCGGCGCGTACAAGCCGCGGATGCTGCGGCTGGTCGGGCGGGCGGCGGACGGCTGGCTGCCGTCGCTGGCGTACCTGCCCAAGGGGCCGGCGGAGCTGGCCGAGCTCAACGCGCTGGTCGACGAGGGCGCCGAGGCGGCCGGGCGGGATCCCCGGTCGGTACGGCGGCTGCTCAACCTGTCGGGCCGGTTCACCCGGTCCCGCTCGGACTTCCTCGTCGGGCCGCCGGAGCAGTGGGTGGAGGAGCTGGCCGGGCTCGCCCTCGACCACGGCACGTCCGGGTTCATCCTCGGCGCCGACGACCCCACCGCGATCCAGCTCTTCGCCCAGGAGGTCGCGCCCGCGGTCCGCGAGCTGGTCGCCGCCGAACGCGCCGAGCCCGGCAGCCGGGCGCGGGCCGTCGAGGAGCAGCGGGAGGCGGTCGAGGCCGGCGGTGCCACCACCCTCGCCGTCACCGCCACCCCCGATCCGGGGGTACGGCTCAGGAACCGCCGCCTGTGGGACGAGTCGACCCGCCCGGAGGCGCCGCCCGCGCCGGCCGGGCACGTCTACACGCCGCACGCCCAGGCCGTCGGGGCGCACCTGGTCGACGTGCACGACCACCTGCGTCAGGAGCTCGGCCAGGTACGCGACCTGCTCCAGCAGGCCGGGGCGCCGTCTCCCCCGGCGACGCCCGGGCGGTGCTCAACGAGATGA
- a CDS encoding hemerythrin domain-containing protein: MLNEMTMRQNNWTLGAYCAAYCTAVTQHHGLEDNSIFPHLRRADAGLAPVLDRLEEEHVVIHEVVESVDRALVNLIRQPGDFTELQEAVDVLTDTLLSHLSYEERVIVEPLARYGFYAGQV, from the coding sequence GTGCTCAACGAGATGACCATGCGGCAGAACAACTGGACGCTGGGGGCGTACTGCGCCGCGTACTGCACGGCGGTGACCCAGCACCACGGGCTGGAGGACAACTCGATCTTCCCGCACCTGCGGCGCGCGGACGCCGGGCTGGCCCCGGTGCTGGACCGCCTCGAGGAGGAGCACGTGGTGATCCACGAGGTGGTGGAGAGCGTGGACCGGGCCCTGGTGAACCTGATCCGGCAGCCGGGCGACTTCACCGAACTGCAGGAGGCGGTGGATGTGCTCACCGACACGCTGCTGTCGCACCTGTCGTACGAGGAGCGGGTCATCGTCGAGCCCCTCGCCCGGTACGGCTTCTACGCCGGGCAGGTCTGA
- a CDS encoding winged helix-turn-helix transcriptional regulator: MTDFLAQRDAWLTTNCSIARAVEVVGNRSTLLLLREASFGTRRFDDFARRVGVSEPVAAARLKQLVADGLLERRPYRQPGQRTRDEYVLTRKGQELLPVLTALRQWGDAWAADEAGPSVRVEHHDCGAAVHARLRCDAGHDVPPGEIDVRPGPGLLRA, encoded by the coding sequence ATGACGGACTTCCTCGCGCAGCGCGACGCCTGGCTGACCACCAACTGCTCGATCGCCCGCGCGGTCGAGGTGGTCGGGAACAGGTCCACCCTGCTGCTGCTGCGCGAGGCGTCGTTCGGCACCCGCCGCTTCGACGACTTCGCCCGGCGGGTCGGCGTCAGCGAGCCGGTCGCCGCCGCCCGGCTGAAGCAGCTCGTCGCCGACGGCCTGCTCGAACGGCGGCCCTACCGGCAGCCGGGGCAACGCACCAGGGACGAGTACGTCCTGACCCGCAAGGGACAGGAGCTGCTGCCGGTGCTCACCGCCCTGCGGCAGTGGGGGGACGCCTGGGCCGCCGACGAGGCGGGCCCGTCCGTCCGGGTCGAGCACCACGACTGCGGCGCCGCCGTCCACGCGCGGCTGCGCTGCGACGCCGGGCACGACGTGCCGCCCGGCGAGATCGACGTACGCCCGGGGCCGGGGCTGCTGCGCGCGTGA
- a CDS encoding SDR family oxidoreductase, translated as MKIAGRTALVTGANRGFGRHLAAELVARGATVYAGARNPDSVDLPGVTPVRLDITDPGSVAAAAELAGDVTLLINNAGVSTGADLLDADLDAVRLEMETHYFGTLSVVRAFAPTIAANGGGTILNILSALSWISFPQTGAYSAAKSAEWAMTNALRTRLADRGVRVAGLHVGYMDTDMTAGVSAPKSDPADIARIAVDGIEADRYEIVADETSRRVLAGLSGGVAALYPDLP; from the coding sequence ATGAAGATCGCTGGACGCACGGCGCTGGTCACCGGGGCCAACCGCGGATTCGGCCGCCACCTGGCCGCCGAGCTGGTGGCGCGGGGCGCCACCGTCTACGCCGGTGCCCGCAACCCCGACAGCGTCGACCTGCCGGGCGTCACGCCGGTCAGGCTGGACATCACCGACCCGGGCTCCGTGGCCGCGGCCGCCGAGCTCGCCGGCGACGTGACCCTGCTGATCAACAACGCCGGCGTGAGCACCGGAGCCGACCTGCTCGACGCCGACCTGGACGCGGTCCGGCTGGAGATGGAGACCCACTACTTCGGCACGCTGTCAGTCGTGCGCGCCTTCGCGCCGACGATCGCGGCCAACGGCGGCGGAACGATCCTGAACATCCTGTCCGCGCTCTCCTGGATCAGTTTCCCGCAGACCGGGGCGTACAGCGCCGCGAAGTCCGCCGAATGGGCGATGACCAACGCCCTGCGGACGCGGCTCGCCGACCGGGGTGTCCGCGTCGCCGGCCTGCACGTGGGATACATGGACACCGACATGACCGCCGGGGTGTCCGCGCCGAAGTCCGATCCGGCGGACATCGCCCGGATCGCCGTCGACGGCATCGAGGCCGACCGGTACGAGATCGTCGCCGACGAGACCTCCCGGCGCGTCCTCGCCGGCCTGTCCGGCGGGGTCGCCGCGCTCTACCCCGACCTGCCCTGA
- the htpG gene encoding molecular chaperone HtpG yields MSDRVETLEFQAEARQLLQLMVHSIYSNKDVFLRELISNASDALDKLRLESLVDKDLEVETDDLHIEIEVDKEVRTLTVRDNGIGMSRDEVVRLIGTIAKSGTAELLRKLRESKDAGATQELIGQFGVGFYATFMVADKVTLLTRRAGQSGGTRWESTGEGTYSVEAVDEAPQGTSVTLHLKPVDTEDNLHDYTAEWTVREIVKRYSDFIAWPIRMTAERPGEDGATTRETQTLNSMKALWARSRDEVDEAEYKEFYKHVSHDWADPLETIHMRGEGTFEYEALLFLPSHAPLDLFSPQGRRGVQLYVKRVFIMDDCDALMPNYLRFVKGVVDAHDLSLNISREILQQDRQIRAVRRRLVRKVLATLKEMSAESYRTFWTEFGAVVKEGLLEDADNTDALLDLVRVASTHDPAELTTLRDYEARMKDGQSEIYLATGESRGTIENSPHLEAFRAKGYEVLILTDPVDEVWVERVGQYDGKALRSVAKGQVDLETDEEKAKAEAERKDFAELLSWLTGALADSVKEVRLSSRLTTSPACVVGDAHDMTPTLEKMYRAMGQEVPRVKRILELNPGHPLVAGLRKAHEQGAETEALTATAELLYGMALLAEGGELADPARFTRILADRLARTL; encoded by the coding sequence GTGAGCGACCGGGTCGAGACGTTGGAGTTCCAGGCCGAGGCCCGTCAGCTGCTCCAGCTGATGGTCCACTCGATCTACTCGAACAAGGACGTCTTCCTGCGCGAACTCATCTCGAACGCGTCGGACGCCTTGGACAAGCTCCGGCTGGAGTCGCTGGTCGACAAGGATCTCGAGGTCGAAACCGACGACCTGCACATCGAGATCGAGGTCGACAAGGAGGTCCGTACGCTCACCGTGCGGGACAACGGCATCGGCATGTCCCGCGACGAGGTGGTCCGGCTGATCGGCACGATCGCCAAGTCCGGCACCGCCGAGCTGCTGCGCAAGCTGCGCGAGTCGAAGGACGCCGGCGCCACGCAGGAGCTGATCGGCCAGTTCGGTGTGGGCTTCTACGCCACCTTCATGGTCGCCGACAAGGTCACCCTGCTGACCCGGCGGGCCGGGCAGAGCGGCGGCACCCGGTGGGAGTCCACCGGCGAGGGCACCTACTCGGTCGAGGCGGTCGACGAGGCCCCGCAGGGCACCTCGGTCACCCTGCACCTGAAGCCGGTCGACACCGAGGACAACCTGCACGACTACACCGCCGAGTGGACGGTCCGGGAGATCGTCAAGCGGTACTCCGACTTCATCGCCTGGCCGATCCGGATGACCGCCGAGCGCCCCGGCGAGGACGGCGCGACCACCCGCGAGACGCAGACCCTCAATTCGATGAAGGCGCTCTGGGCCCGCTCCCGGGACGAGGTCGACGAGGCCGAGTACAAGGAGTTCTACAAGCACGTCAGCCACGACTGGGCCGACCCGCTGGAGACCATCCACATGCGCGGCGAGGGCACCTTCGAGTACGAGGCGCTGCTCTTCCTGCCCTCGCACGCCCCGCTGGACCTCTTCTCCCCGCAGGGCCGCCGGGGCGTGCAGCTCTACGTCAAGCGCGTCTTCATCATGGACGACTGCGACGCGCTCATGCCGAACTACCTGCGCTTCGTCAAGGGCGTCGTGGACGCCCACGACCTGTCGCTGAACATCTCCCGGGAGATCCTCCAGCAGGACCGGCAGATCCGCGCCGTGCGCCGGCGCCTGGTCAGGAAGGTCCTCGCCACGCTCAAGGAGATGTCGGCCGAGTCCTACCGCACCTTCTGGACCGAGTTCGGCGCGGTGGTCAAGGAAGGGCTGCTGGAGGACGCCGACAACACCGACGCGCTGCTGGACCTGGTGCGGGTCGCCTCCACCCACGATCCGGCCGAGCTGACCACCCTGCGCGACTACGAGGCGCGGATGAAGGACGGCCAGTCGGAGATCTACCTCGCCACCGGCGAGTCCCGCGGCACCATCGAGAACTCGCCGCACCTGGAGGCGTTCCGCGCCAAGGGCTACGAGGTGCTGATCCTCACCGACCCCGTCGACGAGGTCTGGGTCGAGCGGGTCGGCCAGTACGACGGCAAGGCCCTGCGCTCGGTCGCCAAGGGCCAGGTCGACCTGGAGACCGACGAGGAGAAGGCGAAGGCCGAGGCGGAGCGGAAGGACTTCGCCGAGCTGCTGAGCTGGCTGACCGGCGCGCTCGCCGACAGCGTCAAGGAGGTCCGGCTCTCCTCCCGGCTGACCACCTCACCGGCCTGCGTGGTCGGCGACGCGCACGACATGACCCCGACGCTGGAGAAGATGTACCGGGCGATGGGGCAGGAGGTGCCGCGGGTCAAGCGGATCCTCGAACTCAACCCGGGCCACCCGCTCGTCGCCGGGCTGCGCAAGGCCCACGAGCAGGGCGCCGAGACCGAGGCCCTGACCGCGACCGCTGAGCTGCTGTACGGCATGGCGCTGCTCGCCGAGGGCGGGGAGCTGGCCGACCCGGCCCGGTTCACCCGGATCCTCGCCGACCGGCTCGCCCGCACCCTGTAG
- a CDS encoding FadR/GntR family transcriptional regulator codes for MAFAPVPRASVSDHVFGQLRDAIVSGRYRPEETLPGERELAAAFEVNRHAVREALRRLQQLGLVRVSQGGATRVLDWRVHAGLDLALSLTQSGDVLPVETLVRDMLEMRACVGTDAARLCAERGDPAATAAVVRAVEEYAALAPDLPRMAEANIAMWRLIVSGSGNTAYLLAFNSLVAGTLAVGDVPPDGRAAELLDIAGHRRLAAAIAAGQGTAAARHARSLLTAPVTTPTTPSGREARA; via the coding sequence ATGGCCTTCGCCCCCGTCCCGCGCGCCTCCGTCTCCGACCACGTCTTCGGTCAGCTCCGCGACGCCATCGTCAGCGGTCGCTACCGGCCGGAGGAGACGCTGCCCGGCGAGCGGGAACTGGCCGCCGCGTTCGAGGTCAACCGGCACGCCGTCCGGGAGGCGCTGCGCCGGCTCCAACAGCTCGGGCTGGTCCGGGTCAGCCAGGGCGGCGCGACCCGGGTGCTGGACTGGCGGGTGCACGCCGGGCTCGACCTGGCGCTGTCGCTGACCCAGTCCGGCGACGTACTCCCGGTGGAGACGCTGGTCCGCGACATGCTGGAGATGCGGGCCTGCGTCGGGACCGACGCGGCCCGGCTCTGCGCCGAGCGCGGCGACCCGGCGGCCACGGCCGCGGTGGTCCGGGCCGTTGAGGAGTACGCGGCGCTCGCGCCCGACCTGCCGCGGATGGCCGAGGCGAACATCGCCATGTGGCGGCTGATCGTCAGCGGCTCCGGCAACACCGCCTACCTGCTGGCCTTCAACAGCCTGGTGGCCGGCACGCTCGCCGTGGGCGACGTCCCGCCCGACGGCCGGGCCGCCGAACTGCTCGACATCGCCGGACACCGCCGGCTCGCCGCGGCCATCGCCGCCGGCCAGGGCACGGCCGCCGCCCGGCACGCCCGGTCCCTGCTGACCGCCCCGGTCACCACCCCCACCACCCCGTCCGGAAGGGAAGCCCGAGCTTGA